In Juglans regia cultivar Chandler chromosome 13, Walnut 2.0, whole genome shotgun sequence, the DNA window aactacaatttagaaaaaaatttgctCATCCCGATGTGAATGCTAGAAGTTACCTAAAGCTGGTTTCTCTCGTACCATACCCGATAAAactatggttgagactagggctgggctccgactccgacggagtcggagtgctcgtttccgacctccaactccgacaagagtcggagccaaattggagctccgactccgactccgaactggagtcggagtccgactccgatcggaggtcggagctccgacataagatcggagctcgacgtgcgcttgacgtggcgctcgagcggaactcttctagagaggttcgctcgacttccgttcgacatgtcgctcgagccagtATTCAATACAAtgtgtgctcgacttgcgctcgacacctcgctcgagcgcaagtgttcagtaaaaaaaatttcagagtcggaatcggagcttcttggagctccgactccgacttcgactccgaatagatattcggagctactccgaattccgactccgaattccgatgaaTGGAAAGCAAACTTCAATGAATGGAAATCACCTGTGGCTAAGGGTCTGGTTGGGGTTGTATTAAGAgtattaaaaagtgtttaaatatctttaaaaaaattttttatagaaaaattaagttatttaaatatcacatattaaagtattttttaattttaaataagttaaaaagtatgtttgaggaaaaacatCATCAAACGTGCTTTTTTGAATAACCCAAAATGTAGatccaattttaaaaagattgtcaatGAGTAAAAATACCtatacaacttttatataattacaacttttaaatttttaaaaattttgtcttaattttttaaaaaatttaatgatcgTCATTTCtagttctaaaaatattttttaaatttatttctaaataaatgtaacatatttataattgtttcaAACATATAGTTATCAACatgtaaataactttttactaatagaatttattagttcagctataaattataaaacttacaattataaattatatttccaaTTGCAATCCATTCATGCACTAAagggaggtttggataatgagttgacaTGCGATGAGTTAAGATTATGAGTGTAACGGGTCTGGTTTTATACATTGTTTAAAATTGAATCAGTTTACaccagttttgaaaatttaagaatcgatacCGAACCGATTCACTGCCAAAATTGGAACTTCCAGTTTCGATCTTGTCCGATTCGATTTTTCCAGTTTTATAGattatctatgttagtaataatatgatgtttacatatactaaacttttattatatttatattataataaaagtacattatttgataataattaacacatattactatagtattgaatttaactatagtctatataagttctagactttttatacgagtatatactatatatgatcaaatgtgtaaaaatgtatttataaaaataatttatattataatttattatgccaaaaatgtgttatatatatatatcaaaagtaagtttatattaataacttaatattaatatttgtgtttaatattaaaattttatgttatgtttgtTGGGGTAAAAATACCCATGGCCCATAAAAATAGGGCTAAGCCTATCAAGCCattattaaagataaaaaggGGACCATGTTAGGGGGATAGAAGGGACTTGAGTGAGACATGAGGGCTACACATGTTAGAGGGATAGGGGGACAAGAGAGATATTGGGGTAGTAAAGTGACAAAGGGTCAGAAGAGGAAGGCAAAGGAATCACGCAAGGGAGATTTACCAAAGGCAGACTGGCATGTGTAGTAGAGGGTCAGACAAGCCTATAAAAAGGGATGCCTGAACAACCTTAAAAAAGGAGACTTCTTCTGAACTGATGAAAAGGGGACGATCCAGACGAATGAATCAATGGAAATATACAGAGAGGAAGAGCTCTAACTTCTCTACACAGTGAGGCATGATGATCCATGAGTGATtgtaaacacacacacatatatatatatattatattggagacttctcTCCGCAAaccccgtggacgtaggcatattgccaaaccacataaatcttgTGTCGtctctctttattattattgcacttatttttcattcactgtCATCGACGTACAAGTCGCCACCATAAAAAGGGATGCCTGAACAACCTTAAAAAAGGAGACTTCTTCTGAACTGATGAAAAGGGGACGATCCAGACGAATGAATCAATGGAAATATACAGAGAGGAAGAGCTCCAACTTCTCTACACAGTGAGGCATGATGATCCATGAGTGATtgtaaacacacacatatatatatatatatatattatattggagacttctcTCCGCAAACCCCGTGGATGTAGGCATATTgccaaaccacataaattttgTGTCGTCTCTCTTTATTATTTCTTGcacttattttccattcactgTCATCAACGTACAAGTCGCCACCATACAGCCGCATCGGAACACTGCCGAGGGCGCCAAATAATTCACATCGCAGCACTAGGGGTGTGGATTTGCCCAGGCATGCGAAACACGACGtcaacaatattaattttatattataagattaaaatttatatgttatataaaatgttatatttatattataagattaattttatattatatcacatgttatattaattttatgttataagattaaaaaactTGAATAAGAAGATAGGTTTGTACACTGATGGGTTCATCGTCGGTTTCGACGCCAAACTGAGACACCACCGACGTCTGTCATGAGTCTATTGAACCAGCCAAAACTATGGATTTTGGGAGAGAAAATCGATCATATCTGTCTCAATGTGTGTCGGTGCAGTCTTTGATCTACCGTCGACATTttctgtgaaggaggaggaagatgaagttAGGAactgaagaagaaggaagaagcgtTGCGCAGCTGTCTGccaggaaagaagaagaaagttgcagagaggaagaagacgacacgggaaagaagaaaatgggTAGGGGTAAAAGCCAAACAACACTgttctattaaatatatatatatatatatatatatttaactttcAGATCCTTAAAACGATGCTgtttcactcatttaagtgaaatgacgctatttatatatatattaaaaaaatagaaatagaccAGATCGGCGGGTTCAGCGATTTTCCTGGAGTTTAAACCAGTGCCGAACCGCCAATATCGGTTTTTCCTTAATTCCTCTTGCTCGCCGACCAGTTCCTTGCCTATTTTGGCCGGTTCAGTGCTCCGTCGGTCAGTCTAATCTGTTCCCTGCCAGTTCCAGTAGTTCCTGTAGACCCctataataagattagaatttcattttatattaattaacaatttaatatataatataatataaaaattataaatatatacaccGGTCCTGTTCGATTTAAACTGATTTTCAAAGTATAAAAATCGGCACCACATCATTTTGGGACCGGTTTTGGTTCTTAAGAACCGGTACCGCACCAGACTGCTTACAAACTGGATCAAAGTCACAGATTCAGCCTGATCCGGTCCGGTTCAACCGATTTGCCTATTTGTTTTATACCCTTagttaagatgaaaattgaataaaatattattttttaatattattatttttttaaattttgaaaaagttgaattgtttattatattttgtatgagaatttgaaaaaagaaaaatactagtaGAGCCTCTCAAACTTACCACTcatgcattttgatttttttaatttttaagttttttatttaatagttaagaaagtgattattagtaaaattatatatatattttttattttctttttaatgattaaaaatattaaaaaaatacttgaaagaaatttaaaaaaaattaataaatttataattagtgGTACTATTAGTGATATATGCTGAatgatctatttataattttataaaaaaattataataattagataaaatgaatcGATGGAATGTCATAATCCAACCGGACGAAAATTCCATGCACTAAAGCCGATTGGGCGGAGATTCGCTATACCGGATTCCAAAGAAGAGATGTTGGCGTCGGTTTGCGTTTCCCTTTCATAGGCTGTCAATTAAAGAGGTAATCCTTGGGTGGGTAGCAGCACCAAATGACTAAGCAACTGTGTATTTGGTTGATAGAAATAACGAAACGGCGTCgttggaagtttgaaaatacCATCCACTTTTTGCCttcccttttttgttttgtttcatctCGTCCATACAGCTTTCAGCCTTTCAACGGCCAAGTCGCTTACCTGTGGATTTGGCTCCATCCACTCTCCTCTGGCCTTCCCCTCCAATCCATCGTCTACGATGCTACTGTCTGCAACTACTCCTCGACCACCTCTCTCCAACCCCAAATCTCTCGCCATTAACCTCCATTTCTGCACCAATATCAGCTCCCTTCGCTCTCTCAGACCTTACGTTCCCAATCATAGAAGACGCCCCTTCCTCCTCTTCACCCACGCTTCCTCTTCCCTCACTAATCCTAACCCCCACACGCTCCGCCACGTATCTAACCACGATGAACCCGAGGGACCCCTGGTCTCCTCCGCCTCCGCCGTCGCCTCCGCCATTCGCAAAGCTTCCACCTCCCCCGTTGAGTTCTTGCAGAGGACCGAAAAGGACCACAAGAGTCGCCTGGTTCTTCCGAGCCCTGATTTTCAGCGACTCTGTATCGAACAGTTAGACCTCTTTCGCCGAGTTCTTGATCCCGACGCTCAGCTCTCGGTCTGTCTGTCCGTGCTTTCATTTTCCTTAAACCTCCTGTTTGGCTGCCTGGAAAGTTTGAAGTTTTGCTAAAATGTGTCTAGAAAATTACTGTTGctaaattaaaaagagaagTAATGAACCGGTTGTGTTTTATGCAGGTCTATGTAAGGCCAGCCGGTAGTTATGTGATGGACCGTCTAGAGCTACGTCGCGCTACCGTTTATCCTGGAGGAGTGGATGTGTCCGACACTGTGATATTAGTCGGCACTTTCGGTGTTCCCACGGGTTTGCGCGCAGCAGAAGCTGCCCTTTCCAATCAACAAGTATGACATTTTGATTTTGGTGTATGCCTGACTATTATTTTCAATCGATAATAGTTATTGCTGTTATTTGATGGAATTcaatgaatttgaaatttaaatgtaGGTAGAAGTCTTCGTGCCTGAGAACAGGGCCGTGGTCTTTCCGATGGTGAAAAACCCGTTTGTGGTGGGGTTCTTGGTTGCCGAGCTTCCGATGTCGGAGCCAGGAGCGTGTGAGGATGTGGTGAGTGAAGCGCATGATTTGATTCACTACTTCCCTTCTCCGGAGGAAGCATATTCTTTGCCTCCAGGGTCGGGTATCAAATCCTGGGAAATTCAAAGTGTCAAGAATGAGCCAATGAGTATGTACAGGTTTAGTGCCGAGCAGAGAGCAAATGCTATCAACATCTCTCGGTCTCTAGCAATGGCATATGTTATGGATCAGGTACATTGCGAGTGTCTAATTTGGGCGTGATTTTTCGAATGTAGTGCAGTAGTACGCTGTGACAATTTACTCATATCGGTCCTATTTAATAACGTGTGATTAAAGTTGTCTGTGCTCTTGTTGGTGCCAATGGATGCTTTCATATGTCTTGTGCCTGTCATTTGTAACTCGTTAATTGAATCTGTACTCATTGATTTCGAAGCATGTGCAAAAGAATCATTATATGAGTGTCTCATTTTGGAGAACTAAAATAAGAGTCAAAACAGAATTCCATTTTTTGAACTCCAAACCTTATATACAAGAGTGTCAAACTGAAAGTGTTACTACAAGTACAAGGATTTCAAGTCTGAAATACATTAGTTATAAGCCTCCTTAGTTACTCTTTCTTGGCTTATGTTATTTTTCCATcactatatattttgttttctcttgtGGAAAGCTGGTATTTCTGCCTGGAATATTTGAGATTTGACTTTTTATGTGTGTTGATGGGCTTTATCTGCTTTGCTTCTTGGACAGAAAGCAATGTTGCTCCAGCAATCATCATGGCAAAATAATGTCAGGATGTGTGATCTGGTTGAGCAAGTAAGATGCCTTGCTGACTGCTGTTGTTTTTCGGCTTATACAGTTGCTTTTAACTTATTGCGATTGTTCTTCCATTAAATCTCTAACAGATTCGTGGTCCTCTTTCTAGCATTCGGACTTTAGGTAAAATGCTATCTATTCAGTTGAAGAAAAGTGAGGTACATGCGTTGTGGTGCTTATGTAACCTGgaatttaattatgaatatatatttttttcatttgtaatttgttacGGCTGAAAGAAACAATCTTGCAGATTTCTTATGACATTATCAAAGACATACTGGTGCAAGGTGATCATATTAGAGATACCCTTCAACAACTCCAGGATGCAGTTTACTTGACAAaggcactctctctctctctctctctctctctctctctcagaataCACACACGCTTTCATAGGCAAGCCATGGCTTCTTTTATGCTATTCCTTTTAGTGCCGTGTTTTTGTTCAGAATTTTgacatttcttttataatttccaTTTTGGCAAAACATCCAGACTCTATTAGAATGGGGCCACACATTTTCAAGTAACCTTTGTGTCATTTCACTCTCTATTGTGTTAACATTTACGATAATGTTGATAAGGGTAGATTTCTCAAATGATTTGGATAAGATGCCTCACTCTCTACATATGGCTGGCTGCAcctatttttttgataagtactttGCCTTATATTTCTTTTCTAGGTTATCGATCCTTTTCACATTAAGTCATGACTAAGCCACCGTTTGgacagtgagatgagatgagatggttttagataaaagtaaaagttgaataaaatattgttagaatattattttttaatattattattgttttgggatttaaaaaagtttaattttgatttgaaaaagttgaattgtttcttgtattttgtgtgggaatttgagaaagttataatgatgagatgagttgagatggtttctcaatccaaacgaggTGTAAGTTGACTCTTTCTTATGTACTTCTTGTCTACCAGGTACCTCCTTGGTACCTccatttaaaagagaaaatgttgTGTTCTTATAGAGCTTTCTTAAATgggaaattctatttataagctgGTGTGAAGAACACACCTAGTAAAGTGCAGACATTGCATCATTttatttggaagataaattttaaaatttgaatcttacaaatcaaatcttaccatttaagtgacGTGGATTGTGTAATCTATACACCGGCTTGTAAGTAGAATAACTCTTCTTAAATTAACTTCTTTCTATAATGTTAtcttgttaattttaatttttatttttttgacagtcttgttaattttatttattaagtttaagAAGGCAGTTGTGTTTCTGATATTATCATGTTAAcgaacttttgtttttctaggCTAATATAGTTCACTACAATGATGAAACATTGAAGAAAGTGCACAATTCTACTTATGCCCATGAGTCGGTGAGGTCTCAGTTACCAAATAACCTTTCAAGCGATGGTTCAAAAAATAAGGTGCAAAAGTCTCTCGAGCCACTTTCTCTAAATGCTGTAGCCAAGGATTTAGAGATGCCCCTCCCACCCCTGGCGCTTGCACCTCTACAGCATGGAATTAGGTAAATTGGTACTCAATCTTGTGAATGGAGGGGGGTATCCAGGACCCTCTCCAATTAACTGGACATTATAAGTTAggactcaattttttttgttctattttcttCCTTCAACATCTTCCCTTTTCTTGATTTTGGCCTCTGTGCAATGGGTCTGTCTAGGGAGAACCTAACCAAAGCCCAAAcatctatctttttctttttgaatgcAGGATACTTTAAATCTGATCTTATTCATTAgtcttaaatttgaaaatttccttttgcttatgttttttctttatgttaGGAAGACCATGCAATATTTCTACTGTGTTGGCAGATTTGATTGAGGCTGTGAGACCTCTTGCTCATAAGCAACAACGTGTAGTAGAACTAAGTGAACTTTCAGATCCCCTGCAAGTTGCTGTGGAAGAACCTGCTTTGCGGCAGGCCCTGAGCAATTTGATTGAGGGTGCATTATTGCGTACACATGTTGGAGGAAAGGTTGAAATTGTGTCTACTGGAGCACCGGCAGGTGGTTCCCTTGTAGTTATTGACGATGATGGGCCTGATATGCACTATATGGTAAATGTGATGAATTCTCCTCTCATTTAgcgataaaaaaaatgaactctCCTCTCTGCCGACCTGTttcaaataatcaaacaaaacgTTGTGGAGTCCCTTCTGTGTCACATAtgaatacatataatatatttgtgcaTATGTATGTACGTATTAATACTTGTATCACTGATCCTAAACCATCCAATAAGCCATATGAACTAGGTAATTCTTGGGCCAGTGTTCCTTTTGTACGAGTATATTTAAGGGGAACTATCTATTCACAAGGATGGTTTCAGTGGGTTGAGGGTGACCATGGCCTGTCATATATGGTGTGTTTGCGTTTGTATGTGAATTGTTTTGAAGTTATGTTTTGACCCCTCGATACTTTTTAGACATTATGCATCATTTGCCAACAAAGAAATTATTCCATTCCCCCTCTCCACTCTTTCCCAAACCAATTATTCTGTCTAAATCTGCCCCATTTACTTGCATTCTTTGAATTTAGAGCTCTTTTACCATTTTTTAGTTCACACACTTTGAAGACTGAACTCATGGTTGGTTTCTGCTCAATGCTATGATTTGTCCAAGACTCTAATGTAACATTTACTATATAAAGAACTTTAAAAATCTCTTTTTTGCATGGGTTGGATACTTTATGGATAAAAATTCTGAGGAATTTATGTTGCTGATATAAAAAAGTGGTCTGCGATCAATAGATCATTACCATTGTGGTTCCCGTAGTCTGTTTTTTGcccatgtttttttattagatataaATTGTCTATGGTTGCTTTGGCATGCAGACGCAGATGCATTCCCTCACACCATTTGGAGCAGATCTCTTTTCGGAAGATATGGTTGAAGATAATATGACATGGAACTTTGTTGCTGGGATAGCTGTTGCTCGTGAGATACTAGAGAGTTACGGCTGTGTACTCCGTATCATATCTCCCCGGACCACAGATGCTGCCCTTGGGGCAGGTGGAACTCGTGTGGAACTATGGCTTCCATTGTTTCTGGAATCATCTGATTTGAATGGCCACACTCAGAAGGAATAGGAAGGAATTTACATTTCATGGCAGAGATCTAACATGGAATAAAGAGAACGATTAATGCTGGGTTCAGTTGACAAGAATGAGGCAGAATAGAATCCAAAAATTCTTGCTCGCTGGCGCATTTTCGGTGTGTATAATTTTGAGGGCATGCTGTATAGTATcttcatttgtttgtttgtccTCTTACTGCGGCATACAGATTGAGAAATTTGTAGATAGCAAAAAGGTTTAGGTTTTATTGAAAGCTTATAAGAAAGACAGAACACTTCAATGCTAAAGCTACTGACTGAATGATGTATATATCTGttaagtgtaaaaataatattttgtcatGTTCTTATTTCCATATCAGATTGAGGTGATATTGGTGGCGTTGAAAAGTTAACTCAATTATCTACAAATTTATGTTTCAAAAGAATCTCCTAATTCTAATGTTTACGAGGTCAAAAGAGCTCAACAATGTAGCGACTGAAAAACTGGTTAGAAAGTTTGCTCagtgaaaattttgaagatcacTTTTTCACTAGGATTTTTCTAGACTCTCTAATTGGTCTACTCAAACCtgaagtatatataaaataacatgcacAACTTCTAGGGTGTGGAGAGAGGCCAAATTTGCcatattcattatatttttgagAGAAAATTCTAAGGAAATTCATTGCGCATTGAAGATTGACTCTCTTGATAAACAGACCTACATCATCACATTGTGCTTGTATTCGAGTATTGTTGAGTCCATTGGTATGGGTGTGTTCGTTAATTGAAAGGATTTTCTGAATTGCCAATGTGTAGAAATCGAGTGAGATACttgtgatgttgcaagccagaTTTAGTTACTTTAAGAGTTTATAAGTGTTTCTAAATTAGTTGTAACGAATTAAATTTCTATAATGAATTTTAGGTGATGACTTACACCCGGagtgattttagattttaaagatgtTTTTCAAATGAGTTTTCACTTCGTTATCAAAATTATTGTGTTGATTATTTCTTGTGATCTGATTCTTTGATTGgttgattattaatttaaatagtcCAGTAAATTGGAAAAATACCTATTTACCCCCTCTAGGTGTGTTTGGGATCTGAACCCCTGATtctttaatatcatttaatggttgaatggattttgttttatttgtgaCATTGGGATTGAAATATTGAAGCTTTCGAATTTAAACTTTGGctttaaatagtatttttttttcccctagacaagaaagaaacaataaaCTCAAATTGATCTGGTCCTTCCTTTATCACTTGTCCAAGGAGTAACTAATGATTTCATTTCAAGCCTGCAACTTTGCAAGATTATTGCAACTCTAATCGGCATTGATTTATGCCTTGTAAGTTGTAATTAGATCATGGAAGACTGAAAGTACGT includes these proteins:
- the LOC109019032 gene encoding chloroplast sensor kinase, chloroplastic, with protein sequence MLLSATTPRPPLSNPKSLAINLHFCTNISSLRSLRPYVPNHRRRPFLLFTHASSSLTNPNPHTLRHVSNHDEPEGPLVSSASAVASAIRKASTSPVEFLQRTEKDHKSRLVLPSPDFQRLCIEQLDLFRRVLDPDAQLSVYVRPAGSYVMDRLELRRATVYPGGVDVSDTVILVGTFGVPTGLRAAEAALSNQQVEVFVPENRAVVFPMVKNPFVVGFLVAELPMSEPGACEDVVSEAHDLIHYFPSPEEAYSLPPGSGIKSWEIQSVKNEPMSMYRFSAEQRANAINISRSLAMAYVMDQKAMLLQQSSWQNNVRMCDLVEQIRGPLSSIRTLGKMLSIQLKKSEISYDIIKDILVQGDHIRDTLQQLQDAVYLTKANIVHYNDETLKKVHNSTYAHESVRSQLPNNLSSDGSKNKVQKSLEPLSLNAVAKDLEMPLPPLALAPLQHGIRPCNISTVLADLIEAVRPLAHKQQRVVELSELSDPLQVAVEEPALRQALSNLIEGALLRTHVGGKVEIVSTGAPAGGSLVVIDDDGPDMHYMTQMHSLTPFGADLFSEDMVEDNMTWNFVAGIAVAREILESYGCVLRIISPRTTDAALGAGGTRVELWLPLFLESSDLNGHTQKE